CGCATCCGTGCCGGGTAGTCGATCGACGCGACGGCTGCCTCGTCGAAAGTGCCGTCGACGACCAACTGGCTGTCACCGCCGTGGTCCGCGATCAGTTGGTCCGGTGGCCCGACGGTGACGAGACGGCCGTCCTCCAACAGCCCGACTCGATCGGCGAGTCGCTGTGCCTCCTCCATGTAGTGGGTCGTCACGACGATCGTCACACCACGGTCGGCCAGCCCTTCGAGAAGTCCCCACAGCTCCCGTCGACCGGCGGGATCGATCCCGGTCGTGGGTTCGTCGAGGATCAACAGATCGGGGTCGTTGACGAGCGTGACCGCGACACAGGTACGGCGCTGTTGGCCACCCGAGAGGTTCTCGAAGGCGGTGTCGGCGTCGTCTGCGAGCCCCACGTCGTCGAGGACCGCCTCGGTAGATCTGGTCTCGTCGTACAGCCCGGCGTAGTAGCCGACCAGTTCGCGGGCGCTCAGCCGTTCGTGAGGGGTAAACGCCTGTGGTAACAGCCCGATCCGGTCCCGATCGACCGTCCGTGGGGACTGTCCGAACAGTTCCACCCGTCCCGTCGCGTCGGTCGTCCCGGTGAGTGCCCGAACCAGCGTCGTCTTGCCGGCCCCGTTCGGTCCGACCAGGGCGAGGACCTCGCCGGCACGGACCGACAGCGAGACGCCGTCGACAGCGACGGTCTCGCCGTACCGCCGTCCAACGTCCTCTGCGACCAGTACCTCGTCCATGCCGTCTGGTGCGGTCGCCGCGCCGAAAGCCGTTCCGTTCTCAGAGCGCGTCCCGGACCGAGCGGACGAGGTCGTCGACGTCGTAGTCCCCGTCCTCGTCCTTGTCGTAGACGGGGTCGCCGTCGACGCTTACCCGAAACACGCCGTGGTCGCCCATGACCAGCCGGAGTTCGTCGATTTCCCCCTCCAGACCGTTGAGAATCGCCTTCTGAACGGCCAGTGCGCGGTCACGGAAGCCACACGGAACGCAGTACTCGATAGCGACAGTACTCATGGTCGTTCCTGGGCCGGCGTGGATAAATGGCTGTCCCGTCAGCCGCTCCGGAGCCATCCGAGGATCGTGACGTCGAACCGGTGGACCGCATAGAGGAGCCCGACGGATGTCAGAAACACGGCCGTCGAGGCGCTGTACGACTGGAGGAGTGCGGCCTGATAGAGGGTGGCCCCGACCCCGGCGACCCCACCGAGGGCAGACGCGACGATCGGAAGCACACAGCTCACACAGGAGAACAACCCGAGAATGCTCCCCGCGGCGCCGCCGCTGGCGTCGACGACCGTGACGTACACCAGATACGACAGGGCGAGGTAGCCGGCGACCTTCCAGGGGATCAGGACGATCCCGAGGGTCGCGCCGCTGTAGATCAGCGTCGGTGAGAACCCCGGCGGTGCCACCAGCACTGTCCGGAGCCCCGTTCCCTGCCCACCGAGCCCGAAGACGCCGCCGACGTAGCCCAGGAGGAGCGCGTACCCGACGGCGACGGCAGCGGCGATCGCTCGACGTCGGGACGGGGCTGACGCCGGGCGGACCTTCAGGAGGACAAGCGCGGCGACGTTGAGCCAGACGAACGGGAACCCGAGCAACACGGGGTCGGTGGCCGGCCCGTCGACCAGTGCGACGTACAGGAAGACGAGCAACAACTCCGCGTTCAACACCACCGCGCCCAACAGGAGCGACCGCGGCTCGGGGACGAACCGGCCGAAACCGGAGGTCTGTGTACTCATATGGCGAGCGTGTCGACGACGATAGCCACCAGTACCGCCCCGAGATAGGCGTTCGAGGCGTGGAACGCTCTGAACGCGGCCGCCTCGGTCTGTTCCCGGTGTAGCTGTACCACCGTCCAGAGGAAGACGGCGCCGAGCACGACCGACGTGACCGCGTACAGCGGCCCGAGAACCGTCATGGAACCGAGTATGCCGGCGGCGACGAGCGTCGCACCGAGGTAGTAGACGATGTGTTTTCGCGTCTCGGTCCCGCCCCGGACGACCGGCATCATCGGGAACCCCCCCTGCTCGTAGTCGTCCCGGTACGCCAGCGCGAGGTTGTAGAAGTGTGCCGGCGTCCAGAGGAAGATCAGGCCAGCGAGGGCGAGCCCCGGCAGTCCGATCGACCCCTCGACGGCCGCCCAGCCGATCAGGGCCGGCAACGCACCGGCTGCACCGCCGAGAACGGTGTTCTGGACGGTGTTCGGCTTCAACACGAGCGTGTAGATGACGCTGTAGAACAGGATCGCCGTCAGTCCCAGCGCCGCGACGAGAACGTTGACCTGCCAGAACAGCGCCATCGCCGCCGCCGCGAGTGCGACGCCGAACGCCAGAGCGTTCCGGACGG
Above is a window of Haloarcula halophila DNA encoding:
- a CDS encoding ABC transporter ATP-binding protein, whose protein sequence is MDEVLVAEDVGRRYGETVAVDGVSLSVRAGEVLALVGPNGAGKTTLVRALTGTTDATGRVELFGQSPRTVDRDRIGLLPQAFTPHERLSARELVGYYAGLYDETRSTEAVLDDVGLADDADTAFENLSGGQQRRTCVAVTLVNDPDLLILDEPTTGIDPAGRRELWGLLEGLADRGVTIVVTTHYMEEAQRLADRVGLLEDGRLVTVGPPDQLIADHGGDSQLVVDGTFDEAAVASIDYPARMRRLNGSLVFYGVRPESIGRVVDELDTVGVAYDSLTWEQPDLEDVYLELTGTTVTDSGDARGTTESVAGESA
- a CDS encoding DUF7546 family protein, which encodes MSTQTSGFGRFVPEPRSLLLGAVVLNAELLLVFLYVALVDGPATDPVLLGFPFVWLNVAALVLLKVRPASAPSRRRAIAAAVAVGYALLLGYVGGVFGLGGQGTGLRTVLVAPPGFSPTLIYSGATLGIVLIPWKVAGYLALSYLVYVTVVDASGGAAGSILGLFSCVSCVLPIVASALGGVAGVGATLYQAALLQSYSASTAVFLTSVGLLYAVHRFDVTILGWLRSG
- a CDS encoding Rdx family protein; translation: MSTVAIEYCVPCGFRDRALAVQKAILNGLEGEIDELRLVMGDHGVFRVSVDGDPVYDKDEDGDYDVDDLVRSVRDAL